The Methylorubrum populi genome contains a region encoding:
- a CDS encoding molybdopterin-dependent oxidoreductase: MNARPLSRRSLLLQGGALVVGFSLSGRNALAQQTFAPVATNGFSKPVAPDRVDSFLALGADGRATIFSGKVDLGTGIETALAQIAAEELDLPLDRVTVVQGDTALTPDQGPTYGSLSIQKGGVEIRQAAATARARLVGLASERLGVPAEALASEKGTVRPKTGGKGLSYAELVRDGRLDLKVDPAARTKDPANFALVGKSVARIDIPDKMTGRFTYMQDLRVPEMVHARVVRPPAIGARLESVDETSVAAIPGLIAVVRQGNFLAVVAEREWAAVKAAGQIEATWSKWEGLPEQDKLWQHVRAAKVTKDDVTSSIGDAEAALGRAVSRLEASYDFAIHTHGSIGPSCAVAAFKDGLLTCWTASQMTHALRKQLAAMLGLAPEAVRCIYVEGSGCYGRNGHEDAAGDAALLARAVGRPVRVQWSRADEHGWDPKGPPTLIDLKAGLDGEGNVAAWSSQFHVPEGAAGNVPLVAADLAGLPHETAMSPGNIIQNSALPYAFPNVRTVCHRLASTPLRPSWIRTPGRMQNTYANEAFLDECAAAAGADPLAYRLRALKDPRGIEVLERVAEIAKWQARPSPTKDGAGDLLRGRGLSYVKYELNRTYVAGVAEVEVDRRTGQVRVPRFFVVQDCGQIINPDGVRNQLDGNVIQTVSRVLMEEVAFDRGAVTSLDWASYPILTFPDVPEIVIDLIDRPTEKPWGAGEPSAATVPAAISNAIFDATGARLRSVPFTPAKVKAALRAT, from the coding sequence ATGAACGCGCGCCCGCTCTCCCGCCGCAGCCTGCTCCTCCAGGGCGGCGCACTCGTGGTCGGCTTCTCGCTGTCCGGCCGCAACGCCCTCGCGCAGCAGACCTTCGCGCCGGTGGCGACCAACGGCTTCTCGAAGCCCGTCGCGCCGGATCGGGTCGACAGCTTCCTGGCGCTCGGCGCCGACGGCCGCGCCACGATCTTCTCGGGCAAGGTCGATCTCGGTACCGGGATCGAGACCGCGTTGGCGCAGATCGCCGCCGAGGAACTCGACCTGCCCCTCGACCGCGTCACGGTCGTGCAGGGGGATACGGCGCTCACCCCCGACCAGGGGCCGACCTACGGCAGCCTCTCGATCCAGAAGGGCGGCGTCGAGATCCGGCAGGCGGCGGCGACCGCCCGCGCCCGCCTCGTGGGGCTTGCGAGCGAGCGTCTCGGCGTGCCGGCCGAGGCGCTGGCGAGCGAGAAGGGCACCGTGCGGCCGAAGACGGGGGGCAAGGGGCTGTCCTACGCCGAACTCGTGCGGGACGGCCGCCTCGACCTGAAGGTCGATCCGGCCGCCAGGACCAAGGACCCGGCGAATTTCGCTCTCGTCGGCAAGTCGGTGGCGCGGATCGACATCCCCGACAAGATGACGGGCCGCTTTACCTACATGCAGGATTTGCGCGTGCCCGAGATGGTGCATGCCCGCGTGGTCCGGCCGCCGGCCATCGGCGCCAGGCTGGAGAGCGTGGACGAGACCTCGGTCGCGGCGATTCCCGGCCTGATCGCGGTGGTGCGCCAGGGCAACTTCCTCGCCGTCGTCGCCGAGCGGGAATGGGCGGCCGTGAAGGCGGCCGGGCAGATCGAGGCGACGTGGTCGAAGTGGGAGGGGCTGCCGGAGCAGGACAAGCTCTGGCAGCACGTGCGCGCTGCCAAGGTGACGAAGGACGACGTCACCAGCAGCATCGGTGATGCCGAGGCGGCGCTGGGTCGGGCGGTGAGCAGGCTCGAGGCGAGCTACGACTTCGCCATCCACACCCACGGCTCGATCGGTCCCTCCTGCGCCGTCGCGGCGTTCAAGGACGGGCTGCTCACCTGCTGGACCGCCTCGCAGATGACGCACGCCCTGCGCAAGCAGCTCGCGGCGATGCTCGGGCTCGCGCCGGAGGCGGTGCGCTGCATCTACGTCGAGGGTTCGGGCTGCTACGGACGCAACGGGCACGAGGACGCGGCCGGCGACGCGGCGCTCCTTGCCCGCGCGGTGGGCCGGCCCGTGCGGGTGCAGTGGTCGCGCGCCGACGAGCACGGTTGGGATCCGAAGGGGCCGCCGACCCTGATCGACCTGAAGGCCGGGCTCGACGGCGAGGGCAACGTCGCCGCGTGGTCCTCGCAGTTCCACGTGCCGGAGGGCGCGGCCGGCAACGTGCCGCTGGTGGCGGCCGATCTCGCCGGGCTGCCGCACGAGACCGCGATGTCGCCCGGCAACATCATCCAGAACTCGGCGCTGCCCTACGCCTTCCCGAACGTGCGCACGGTGTGCCATCGCCTGGCCTCGACCCCGTTGCGGCCCTCCTGGATCCGCACGCCGGGGCGGATGCAGAACACCTACGCCAACGAGGCTTTCCTCGACGAATGCGCCGCGGCCGCCGGCGCCGACCCGCTGGCGTATCGCCTGCGTGCGCTCAAGGACCCGCGCGGCATCGAGGTGCTTGAGCGGGTCGCCGAGATCGCCAAGTGGCAGGCCCGGCCCTCACCGACGAAAGATGGCGCGGGCGACCTGCTGCGCGGGCGCGGCCTCTCTTACGTGAAGTACGAGCTGAACCGCACCTACGTGGCCGGGGTGGCCGAGGTCGAGGTCGACCGTCGAACCGGGCAGGTGCGGGTGCCGCGCTTCTTCGTGGTGCAGGATTGCGGCCAGATCATCAACCCGGACGGGGTGCGCAACCAGCTCGACGGCAACGTGATCCAGACGGTCAGCCGGGTGCTGATGGAGGAGGTCGCGTTCGACCGCGGCGCCGTGACGAGCCTCGACTGGGCGAGCTACCCGATCCTCACCTTCCCGGACGTGCCGGAGATCGTGATCGACCTGATCGACCGGCCGACCGAGAAGCCCTGGGGTGCCGGCGAGCCGTCCGCGGCCACCGTGCCCGCGGCGATCTCGAACGCGATCTTCGACGCGACGGGCGCCCGCCTGCGCTCCGTGCCGTTCACGCCGGCCAAGGTGAAGGCGGCCCTGCGGGCGACCTGA
- a CDS encoding (2Fe-2S)-binding protein, translating into MAHSMSLDVNGRTAQLTVDDPDTPLLYVLRDDLGLHGPRFGCGLGQCGSCTVHIDGQAVRSCITPVSSLKAGARIVTLEGLGSPDKPHPVQAAFIEEQAAQCGYCINGMIMQSAALLNGTPKPDEAAIRQALAQNLCRCGTHLRIVRAVQRAAGTL; encoded by the coding sequence ATGGCGCATTCGATGTCGCTGGACGTGAACGGACGCACCGCACAGCTCACCGTCGATGATCCGGACACGCCGCTCCTCTACGTGCTGCGCGACGACCTCGGCCTGCACGGCCCGCGCTTCGGTTGCGGCCTCGGCCAGTGCGGCTCCTGCACGGTGCATATCGACGGTCAGGCCGTGCGCTCCTGCATCACCCCGGTCTCCAGCCTGAAGGCGGGCGCCCGGATCGTCACGCTGGAAGGCCTCGGCAGCCCGGACAAGCCGCACCCCGTGCAGGCGGCCTTCATCGAGGAGCAGGCGGCGCAGTGCGGCTACTGCATCAACGGCATGATCATGCAGTCGGCCGCCCTCCTCAACGGGACGCCGAAGCCCGACGAGGCCGCGATCCGGCAGGCGCTGGCCCAGAATCTCTGCCGATGCGGCACCCACCTGCGGATCGTGCGCGCCGTCCAGCGCGCCGCCGGCACGCTCTGA
- a CDS encoding acetyl-CoA C-acyltransferase family protein: protein MSDSVVIVSGVRTAIGTFGGSLAAVPPAELAARCVGEALHRAGVAGDRVGHVVFGHVIPTEPRDAYLPRVAAMEAGIPKETPAMSVNRLCGSGLQAIVSAAQSILLGDAEVAVAGGAESMSRSPHLLAAARSGQKMGDITAVDYMIGVLSDPFGAGHMGVTAENVAARYGVSREEQDAFAAESQARAKAAIEAGRFREQILPVEVQVKRRTVAFDTDEHPKATTPADLAKLRPAFRKDGSVTAGNASGLNDGAAALVLMSEARAKAEGRRPLARIVGYGHAGVDPDEMGMGPVPAVQRLMARTGLRAADFDVIESNEAFASQACAVSRALDLDPSRVNPNGGAIALGHPIGASGAIIAVKALYELARIEGRFGLATMCIGGGQGIALALERMH from the coding sequence ATGTCTGATTCGGTCGTGATCGTTTCCGGTGTGCGCACCGCCATCGGCACCTTCGGCGGTTCGCTCGCGGCGGTGCCGCCGGCCGAACTGGCCGCGCGCTGCGTCGGCGAAGCCCTGCACCGCGCGGGCGTCGCCGGCGATCGGGTCGGCCACGTCGTGTTCGGCCACGTGATCCCGACCGAGCCGCGCGACGCCTACCTGCCGCGGGTCGCGGCGATGGAGGCCGGCATTCCGAAGGAGACGCCGGCCATGTCCGTGAACCGGCTGTGCGGCAGCGGCCTCCAGGCCATCGTCTCCGCCGCGCAGTCGATCCTGCTCGGCGATGCCGAGGTGGCGGTGGCGGGCGGGGCCGAGAGCATGAGCCGCTCGCCGCACCTGCTCGCGGCCGCGCGCTCCGGCCAGAAGATGGGCGACATCACGGCCGTCGATTACATGATCGGCGTGCTGAGCGACCCCTTCGGCGCTGGCCATATGGGCGTCACCGCCGAGAACGTCGCGGCGCGCTACGGCGTCTCCCGCGAGGAGCAGGACGCCTTCGCCGCCGAGAGCCAGGCCCGGGCCAAGGCGGCGATCGAGGCCGGCCGCTTCCGCGAGCAGATCCTGCCGGTCGAGGTGCAGGTGAAGCGCCGGACGGTGGCCTTCGACACCGACGAGCACCCCAAGGCGACGACGCCGGCCGATCTCGCCAAGCTGCGCCCGGCCTTCCGCAAGGACGGCTCGGTGACCGCCGGCAACGCCTCCGGCCTCAACGACGGCGCCGCCGCCCTCGTGCTGATGAGCGAGGCGCGGGCGAAGGCGGAAGGGCGCAGGCCGCTGGCCCGCATCGTCGGGTACGGTCATGCCGGCGTCGATCCCGACGAGATGGGCATGGGCCCGGTGCCGGCCGTGCAGCGGCTGATGGCGCGCACCGGCCTTCGCGCCGCCGATTTCGACGTGATCGAATCGAACGAGGCCTTCGCCTCGCAGGCCTGTGCCGTGTCGCGGGCGCTCGACCTCGATCCGTCCCGGGTGAACCCGAACGGCGGTGCGATCGCGCTCGGCCACCCGATCGGCGCCTCGGGCGCGATCATCGCCGTCAAGGCGCTCTACGAACTCGCCCGCATCGAGGGCCGGTTCGGCCTCGCCACCATGTGCATCGGCGGCGGCCAGGGCATCGCCCTCGCCCTCGAACGGATGCACTGA
- a CDS encoding acyl-CoA dehydrogenase family protein — MDFTISPRIEDFRARIAAFVDSEIVPLESDPAAYDAHGNIAAEPLERLRGLAREQGLWCLQLRQDTGGMGLGKSGMAVCYEAMSRSIFGPVVFNAAAPDDGNMMVLEAVATPAQKVRWLDPIVRGEVRSAFAMTEPAPGGGSDPSMIRTLAEKRGDRYVVSGRKWFITGAEGAAHFILIARTSDDVRKGLTAFLFHRDQPGWEIVRRIGIMGPEEHGGHCELAFDGLEIPAGNVLLKEGDGLKLTQIRLGPARLTHCMRWLGLSKRCVEIARAYAVERQGFGVRLADRESIQLMLGDLAMRIEIGRMLVMKAAWALDRGSFARKEISMAKVHVANLLHAAADTAIQINGARGYSKDTPLEWIYRYARQARLVDGADEVHKMVLNRALDAEGDDFWHWDVAGQPA; from the coding sequence ATGGACTTCACGATCAGCCCCCGCATCGAGGATTTTCGTGCGCGGATCGCCGCCTTCGTCGATTCCGAGATCGTGCCCCTGGAGAGCGATCCGGCGGCTTACGACGCGCACGGCAACATCGCGGCCGAGCCGCTGGAGCGGCTGCGGGGGCTCGCCCGCGAGCAGGGGTTGTGGTGCCTTCAGCTCAGGCAGGACACCGGGGGCATGGGTCTCGGCAAGTCCGGGATGGCGGTCTGCTACGAGGCGATGAGCCGCTCGATCTTCGGACCCGTGGTGTTCAACGCGGCCGCTCCTGACGACGGCAACATGATGGTGCTGGAGGCGGTCGCCACGCCGGCCCAGAAGGTGCGCTGGCTCGACCCGATCGTGCGCGGCGAGGTCCGCTCGGCCTTCGCGATGACCGAGCCGGCCCCGGGCGGCGGCTCCGATCCGTCGATGATCCGCACCCTCGCCGAGAAGCGCGGCGACCGCTACGTCGTGTCGGGGCGCAAGTGGTTCATCACCGGCGCCGAGGGCGCCGCCCACTTCATCCTGATCGCGCGCACCTCGGACGACGTGCGGAAGGGGCTGACCGCCTTCCTGTTCCACCGCGACCAACCCGGCTGGGAGATCGTGCGGCGCATCGGCATCATGGGCCCGGAGGAGCATGGCGGCCACTGCGAGCTCGCTTTCGACGGGCTTGAAATCCCGGCCGGGAACGTGCTCCTCAAGGAGGGCGACGGCCTCAAGCTCACCCAGATCCGGCTCGGGCCCGCGCGGCTGACGCACTGCATGCGCTGGCTCGGCCTTTCGAAGCGCTGCGTCGAGATCGCCCGGGCCTACGCCGTCGAGCGGCAGGGCTTCGGCGTGCGGCTGGCCGACCGCGAGAGCATCCAGCTCATGCTCGGCGACCTCGCCATGCGCATCGAGATCGGCCGGATGCTGGTGATGAAGGCGGCCTGGGCGCTCGACCGGGGCAGCTTTGCCCGCAAGGAGATCTCGATGGCGAAGGTGCACGTCGCCAACCTCCTGCACGCGGCGGCCGACACCGCGATCCAGATCAACGGCGCACGCGGCTACTCGAAGGACACGCCGCTGGAGTGGATCTACCGCTACGCCCGGCAGGCGCGCCTCGTCGACGGCGCGGACGAGGTGCATAAGATGGTGCTCAACCGCGCCCTCGACGCCGAGGGCGACGACTTCTGGCATTGGGACGTGGCCGGCCAGCCGGCCTGA
- a CDS encoding TetR/AcrR family transcriptional regulator has protein sequence MRPAEALRSPDAYSTEAICGRILERHRDRVSVQKPHLATANLARIIEAVLKLSSRQGFHETSLRDLAKASGLSMGGLYSYFDNKNTLLVMILTAVAETVETVLRDVPAEIAEDPAAHLRWLIETHIRLTESMQPWFVFAFMEAKGFPAPARTLATESELATERIFRDVLARGVERGVFAVADVELTAALIKPLLQDWYVKRAKYRKRGTPIQVYVAGVTAFVERAIAKT, from the coding sequence ATGAGACCGGCCGAAGCCCTCCGTTCCCCCGACGCCTATTCGACCGAGGCGATCTGCGGACGCATCCTGGAGCGCCACCGCGACCGGGTGAGCGTGCAGAAGCCGCACCTCGCCACCGCCAACCTCGCGCGGATCATCGAGGCGGTGCTCAAGCTGTCGAGCCGGCAGGGCTTCCACGAGACCAGCCTGCGCGATCTGGCCAAGGCCTCGGGCCTCAGCATGGGCGGGCTCTACTCGTACTTCGACAACAAGAACACGCTGCTGGTGATGATCCTCACGGCGGTCGCCGAGACGGTCGAGACCGTGCTGCGCGACGTGCCGGCGGAGATTGCCGAGGACCCGGCCGCGCATCTGCGCTGGCTGATCGAGACGCATATCCGCCTCACCGAATCGATGCAGCCGTGGTTCGTCTTCGCCTTCATGGAGGCGAAGGGCTTTCCCGCCCCGGCGCGCACGCTGGCCACCGAGAGCGAACTCGCGACCGAGCGGATCTTCCGCGACGTCCTCGCCCGCGGCGTCGAGCGCGGCGTCTTCGCGGTGGCGGATGTCGAACTGACCGCGGCGCTGATCAAGCCGCTGCTGCAGGACTGGTACGTGAAGCGGGCCAAGTACCGGAAGCGCGGCACGCCGATCCAGGTCTACGTGGCCGGCGTCACCGCCTTCGTGGAGCGGGCGATCGCCAAGACCTGA
- a CDS encoding 2'-deoxycytidine 5'-triphosphate deaminase: MSDDVPAASGILPAQAIAALTEAGAIRPATPCASDQIQPASLDLRLGARAYRVRTSFLPGSGRSVAACVEAFSLHEIDLTKGAVLETGCVYIAELQETLALPGDLSASANPKSSTGRIDVFTRVITDRASAFDQIGAGYAGRLYAEISPRTFPVRVRTGSRLSQIRFRRGDPRLKEADLAALHAREPLIDAAAVSLQGGVPVSVDLSGFDGLIGYRAKRHTGLIDVDRPRGHRTPDFWEPLPADGSRTLILDPGQFYILASKEAVRVPADHAAEMVPFDPLVGEFRVHYAGFFDPGFGLGEAGGAGARAVLEVRSRDVPFLLEDGQIVGRLVYERMLERPATLYGAGAGSNYQAQGLKLSKHFGGETEASPGT; the protein is encoded by the coding sequence ATGAGCGACGACGTGCCGGCCGCATCCGGAATCCTGCCGGCGCAGGCCATCGCGGCGCTGACGGAGGCGGGAGCGATCCGCCCGGCCACGCCCTGCGCCTCCGACCAGATCCAGCCGGCGAGTCTCGATCTGCGGCTCGGCGCCCGTGCCTACCGGGTGCGCACGAGCTTCCTGCCCGGCAGCGGCCGGTCGGTCGCGGCCTGCGTCGAGGCCTTCTCGCTGCACGAGATCGATCTGACGAAAGGGGCCGTGCTCGAGACCGGCTGCGTCTACATCGCCGAGCTCCAGGAGACCCTGGCGCTGCCCGGGGATCTCAGCGCCAGCGCCAACCCGAAAAGCTCGACCGGGCGCATCGACGTCTTCACCCGCGTCATCACCGACCGCGCCAGCGCCTTCGATCAGATCGGGGCGGGCTACGCGGGCCGGCTCTACGCCGAGATCTCGCCGCGCACCTTCCCGGTGCGGGTGCGGACCGGCTCCCGGCTGTCGCAGATCCGCTTCCGCCGGGGCGATCCGCGACTGAAGGAGGCGGACCTCGCCGCGCTCCACGCCCGCGAGCCGCTGATCGATGCCGCCGCCGTTTCGCTCCAGGGTGGCGTGCCGGTCTCGGTGGACCTCTCCGGCTTCGACGGATTGATCGGCTACCGGGCCAAGCGCCATACCGGGCTGATCGACGTGGATCGGCCGCGCGGTCACCGCACGCCCGACTTCTGGGAACCGCTGCCGGCGGACGGCAGCCGCACGCTGATCCTCGATCCCGGCCAGTTCTACATCCTGGCGTCGAAGGAGGCGGTGCGGGTCCCCGCCGACCACGCGGCGGAAATGGTACCGTTCGATCCCCTCGTCGGCGAATTCCGCGTCCATTACGCCGGCTTCTTCGATCCGGGCTTCGGCCTCGGCGAGGCGGGCGGCGCCGGCGCCCGCGCCGTGCTGGAAGTGCGCTCGCGCGACGTGCCGTTCCTGCTGGAGGACGGCCAGATCGTCGGCCGTCTCGTCTACGAGCGGATGCTGGAGCGGCCCGCGACCCTTTACGGGGCGGGGGCCGGCTCGAACTATCAGGCGCAAGGCCTGAAGCTGTCGAAGCATTTCGGCGGAGAAACGGAAGCCTCGCCCGGCACTTGA
- the apaG gene encoding Co2+/Mg2+ efflux protein ApaG yields the protein MYKAETRGIMVTVEPRFVEEESSPGESRYFFAYTVEIVNNGSEQVQLRSRHWRIIDGRGACQEVRGAGVVGKQPVLEPGESFSYTSGCPLTTPDGLMAGSYTMSTVGGESFEAEIPAFSLDSPHMRRVVH from the coding sequence ATGTACAAGGCCGAGACCCGCGGCATCATGGTCACGGTGGAGCCCCGCTTCGTCGAGGAGGAGTCCTCGCCGGGCGAGAGCCGCTACTTCTTCGCCTATACCGTCGAGATCGTGAACAACGGCAGCGAGCAGGTCCAGCTCCGCTCGCGCCACTGGCGGATCATCGACGGGCGCGGCGCCTGCCAGGAAGTGCGCGGCGCCGGCGTCGTCGGCAAGCAGCCCGTTCTCGAACCCGGCGAGTCGTTCAGCTACACCAGCGGCTGCCCGCTCACCACGCCCGACGGCCTGATGGCCGGCAGCTACACCATGTCCACCGTCGGCGGCGAGAGCTTCGAGGCGGAGATCCCGGCCTTCTCGCTCGACTCGCCGCATATGCGCCGCGTCGTCCATTGA
- the argE gene encoding acetylornithine deacetylase produces the protein MTAGAGGTRLTPLELLERLVAFDTESSKSNLALIDFVADYLDGWGVPHLRVPNAAGDKAALFATLGPMTDGGVVLSGHTDVVPVTGQAWSSDPFILRVTDGRAYGRGAVDMKGFDALALALVPEALGAGLTRPIHILLSYDEETTCLGVADAIARFGADLPRPGAVIVGEPTGMQVADAHKSVVTFNTTVYGHAAHSAKPMLGANAVMAAADLIAELNRIADAMAARGDASGRFDPPNTTVHVGVIQGGTARNILPKLCTFLWEFRGLPDLDMAEIPALFASACERVTRERLNRYGDFGRIETVEEVAVPGLAPDPGSEAERLALRLAGRNATISVPYATEAGRFQRAGLPTVVCGPGSIDQAHQPDEFITLDELARGEAFMRRLIEACTR, from the coding sequence TTGACGGCCGGCGCGGGCGGCACCCGCCTCACGCCGCTTGAGCTTCTGGAGCGGCTCGTCGCCTTCGATACCGAGAGTTCCAAGTCGAACCTCGCGCTCATCGATTTCGTCGCCGACTACCTCGACGGCTGGGGCGTGCCGCACCTGCGCGTGCCGAACGCCGCCGGCGACAAGGCGGCCCTGTTCGCCACCCTCGGACCGATGACCGACGGCGGCGTCGTTCTCTCCGGGCACACCGACGTGGTGCCGGTGACGGGGCAGGCCTGGAGCAGCGATCCCTTCATCCTGCGCGTCACGGATGGCCGCGCCTACGGCCGGGGCGCGGTCGACATGAAGGGCTTCGACGCCCTGGCGCTCGCCCTCGTGCCCGAGGCGCTCGGAGCAGGGCTGACGCGGCCGATCCACATCCTGCTCTCCTACGACGAGGAGACCACCTGCCTCGGCGTCGCCGACGCCATCGCCCGCTTCGGTGCCGACCTGCCGCGCCCGGGCGCGGTCATCGTCGGCGAACCGACGGGGATGCAGGTCGCGGACGCGCACAAGAGCGTCGTGACCTTCAACACCACCGTGTACGGCCACGCGGCGCATTCGGCCAAGCCGATGCTCGGCGCCAACGCGGTGATGGCGGCGGCCGACCTGATCGCCGAACTGAACCGCATCGCCGACGCGATGGCCGCCCGGGGCGACGCCTCCGGCCGGTTCGACCCGCCCAACACCACCGTCCATGTCGGGGTGATCCAGGGCGGGACCGCCCGCAACATCCTGCCGAAGCTCTGCACCTTCCTCTGGGAGTTCCGCGGCCTGCCCGATCTCGACATGGCCGAGATCCCGGCGCTGTTCGCATCGGCCTGCGAGCGGGTGACGCGGGAGCGGCTCAACCGCTACGGCGATTTCGGGCGGATCGAGACGGTCGAGGAGGTCGCGGTGCCGGGCCTCGCCCCCGATCCCGGCTCCGAGGCCGAGCGGCTGGCCCTGCGGCTCGCCGGACGCAACGCCACGATCAGCGTGCCCTACGCCACCGAGGCCGGGCGCTTCCAGCGGGCGGGCCTCCCGACCGTGGTGTGCGGGCCCGGCTCCATCGATCAGGCGCATCAGCCGGACGAGTTCATCACCCTCGACGAACTGGCGCGCGGCGAAGCCTTCATGCGCCGGCTGATCGAGGCCTGCACGCGCTGA
- a CDS encoding formate/nitrite transporter family protein yields the protein MSEEHRTHGAHTREKDDAQVEKAHRPDALILHEIIRREGEEEMRRTALALSLSGFAAGLTMGFSLIVPGVLKGHLPHEPWAELVMSLGYSIGFLIVVLGRQQLFTENTVTPILPLLTERTVPALLRVARLWGIVLVANILATLLIAWVLAHTDAFKPEVRTAFAEISHHTVEDPFWTTVIKAVFAGWLIALMVWILPASGSAAPFIILLMTSLVSMCGLAHIVAGSVDAFYLVAVGEIGLGTYLTGFFVPTLLGNVIGGVTLVSVLNFGQVAPDIEDEPRAEA from the coding sequence ATGTCCGAGGAACACCGCACCCACGGAGCCCATACCCGCGAGAAGGACGACGCCCAAGTCGAGAAGGCGCACCGTCCGGACGCGCTGATCCTGCACGAGATCATCCGGCGCGAGGGCGAGGAGGAGATGCGGCGCACCGCGCTGGCTCTCTCGCTCTCGGGCTTCGCCGCCGGGCTCACCATGGGCTTCTCGCTGATCGTGCCCGGCGTGCTCAAGGGGCACCTGCCGCACGAGCCCTGGGCCGAGCTCGTCATGAGCCTGGGCTACTCGATCGGCTTCCTCATCGTCGTGCTCGGGCGCCAGCAACTCTTCACCGAGAACACGGTGACGCCGATCCTGCCGCTCCTGACCGAGCGGACCGTCCCGGCGCTGCTGCGCGTGGCCCGGCTGTGGGGCATCGTGCTCGTCGCCAACATCCTGGCGACGCTCCTGATCGCCTGGGTGCTCGCCCATACCGACGCCTTCAAGCCGGAGGTGCGGACGGCCTTCGCCGAGATCAGCCACCACACCGTCGAGGATCCGTTCTGGACCACGGTCATCAAGGCGGTGTTCGCGGGCTGGCTGATCGCGCTGATGGTGTGGATCCTGCCGGCGTCGGGTTCGGCCGCGCCCTTCATCATCCTTCTGATGACCTCGCTCGTGTCGATGTGCGGCCTCGCCCACATCGTCGCCGGCTCGGTCGACGCGTTCTATCTCGTGGCCGTCGGCGAGATCGGCCTCGGCACCTACCTCACCGGCTTCTTCGTGCCGACGCTGCTCGGCAACGTCATCGGCGGCGTGACGCTGGTCTCGGTGCTCAATTTCGGTCAGGTCGCGCCGGATATCGAGGACGAGCCCCGCGCCGAGGCCTGA
- a CDS encoding molybdopterin-binding protein, which translates to MSQNSDVTAAILVIGDEILSGRTKDKNIGAIADVLTGIGVDLREVRIVPDDRDAIVAAVNALRARYTYLFTSGGIGPTHDDITADSIAAAFGVGIDVDPRARAMLLERHRPEDLNEARLRMARIPDGADLIANPVSKAPGFRLGNVYVMAGVPQIMRAMLDEIRPTLTSDAPVISETIEAGGIPEGSFAGGLGAIASAHGAVSIGSYPSMTPDGFRNRIVVRGRDGQAVAAAREAVEGLLAGLRP; encoded by the coding sequence ATGTCCCAGAATTCCGACGTCACCGCCGCCATCCTCGTCATCGGCGACGAGATCCTGTCGGGCCGCACCAAGGACAAGAACATCGGCGCCATCGCCGACGTGCTGACCGGGATCGGCGTCGATCTGCGCGAGGTCCGCATCGTCCCCGACGACCGGGACGCGATCGTCGCGGCGGTGAACGCACTTCGCGCGCGCTACACCTACCTGTTCACCTCCGGCGGCATCGGCCCGACCCACGACGACATCACCGCCGACAGCATCGCCGCGGCCTTCGGCGTCGGCATCGACGTCGACCCGCGCGCCCGCGCCATGCTGCTCGAACGGCACCGGCCGGAGGATCTGAACGAGGCGCGTCTGCGCATGGCCCGCATCCCGGACGGGGCCGACCTGATCGCCAATCCCGTCTCGAAGGCGCCGGGCTTCCGCCTCGGCAACGTCTACGTGATGGCGGGCGTGCCGCAGATCATGCGGGCCATGCTCGACGAGATCCGCCCGACGCTCACCTCCGACGCGCCGGTGATCTCCGAGACGATCGAGGCGGGCGGCATCCCCGAGGGCAGCTTCGCCGGAGGGCTCGGCGCGATCGCGTCGGCGCATGGGGCGGTGTCGATCGGCTCCTACCCGTCGATGACGCCGGATGGGTTTCGCAACCGCATCGTCGTGCGCGGGCGGGATGGGCAGGCGGTGGCGGCCGCCCGCGAGGCCGTCGAGGGGCTGCTCGCCGGGCTTCGCCCCTGA